In a single window of the Natronosalvus caseinilyticus genome:
- a CDS encoding fibrillarin-like rRNA/tRNA 2'-O-methyltransferase, with protein sequence MSDASPSLPEGVERREIGGRERLSTRGEPVYGEPTDGPWRAWDPSRSKLGAMLELGMDTGLEGGETVLYLGAASGTTVSHVADFSGPTYAIEFAPRPTRDLLEAAASRPRLFPLLKDARKPETYAHVVESNVDVVVQDVATRGQADVANRNHQFLADDGRLLLAVKARSEDVTADPDAVFDRIREELEESYEVLEVRRLDAYHVDHLGVVARPRSE encoded by the coding sequence ATGAGTGACGCGTCGCCATCGCTTCCCGAGGGCGTGGAACGCCGCGAGATCGGCGGCCGAGAACGGCTCTCGACGCGCGGCGAACCCGTCTACGGCGAGCCGACCGACGGCCCGTGGCGGGCCTGGGACCCGTCCAGGTCGAAACTCGGCGCGATGCTCGAGCTCGGCATGGACACGGGCCTCGAGGGTGGTGAGACCGTCCTCTACCTGGGGGCGGCCAGCGGCACGACGGTGAGCCACGTCGCCGACTTTTCTGGGCCGACTTACGCCATCGAGTTCGCCCCGCGACCGACGCGGGATTTGCTCGAGGCTGCCGCGTCCCGTCCACGGCTCTTTCCGCTGTTGAAGGACGCCCGCAAACCCGAGACCTACGCCCACGTCGTCGAGTCGAACGTCGACGTCGTCGTCCAGGATGTCGCTACCAGGGGGCAGGCCGACGTCGCGAACCGAAATCACCAATTTTTGGCCGATGACGGGCGGCTCCTCCTCGCGGTGAAAGCTCGGAGCGAAGACGTGACCGCGGATCCCGATGCGGTGTTCGACCGGATTCGCGAAGAACTCGAGGAGTCCTACGAGGTACTCGAGGTGCGACGCCTGGACGCGTACCACGTCGATCACCTTGGGGTCGTGGCCCGACCGCGGTCGGAGTGA
- a CDS encoding DUF63 family protein: MEAYVDRYGAGRIWLAVVGSIVALITLAAVVFPHRVAAEILWHYYWGPVAADAQNYGCIAWNGGSPAECGPNTTGPEASPGYTWQSYAGYIPTLVLMLVGIILLIKRLEIDRYRAGFYGLFPFMLFGGALRVVEDANVRALVETGEMPIGLPWVAALISPFIYGTVFLVALFAVVLSVWLDRNGYVSGYEYPLAGIGTAALTVTVAYLGYFAATHELASFHPLIPLITLVGATVVTAVTYGAITRFAPDLNRGTGFMGAIVIWAHSVDGIANVIGLDWASVFGLGYSPKHPVNEWIVTTTEAVFPASVVDVIGAAWPFLLVKVVAAVFIIWVFDESIFEESPRYAILLLITVVAVGLGPGTRDMLRATFGI, encoded by the coding sequence ATGGAAGCGTACGTCGACCGCTACGGCGCAGGACGAATCTGGCTAGCGGTCGTGGGATCGATCGTCGCGTTGATCACGCTAGCGGCGGTGGTATTCCCGCACCGAGTCGCCGCCGAAATCCTCTGGCACTACTACTGGGGGCCGGTCGCCGCCGACGCCCAGAACTACGGCTGTATCGCCTGGAACGGCGGGTCACCGGCCGAGTGTGGGCCGAACACGACCGGACCGGAGGCCAGCCCCGGCTACACCTGGCAGTCCTACGCGGGGTACATCCCGACGCTCGTGCTCATGCTCGTCGGGATCATCCTCCTGATCAAGCGCCTCGAGATCGATCGCTACCGCGCGGGCTTCTACGGGTTGTTCCCGTTCATGCTGTTTGGCGGGGCGCTGCGGGTCGTCGAGGACGCCAACGTCCGGGCGCTCGTCGAGACCGGCGAGATGCCCATCGGACTCCCCTGGGTGGCCGCCCTCATCAGTCCGTTCATCTACGGAACCGTCTTCCTGGTCGCGTTGTTCGCCGTCGTCCTCTCGGTCTGGCTCGATCGAAACGGATACGTCTCGGGCTACGAGTACCCTCTCGCCGGAATCGGGACGGCCGCGCTGACGGTGACCGTGGCCTACCTCGGCTACTTCGCGGCGACCCACGAACTGGCGAGTTTTCACCCGCTCATCCCCCTCATCACGCTCGTCGGGGCGACCGTCGTCACCGCCGTCACCTACGGGGCGATCACGCGGTTCGCACCGGATCTCAACCGAGGAACCGGATTCATGGGAGCGATCGTCATCTGGGCGCACAGCGTTGACGGCATCGCCAACGTCATCGGCCTCGACTGGGCCAGCGTGTTCGGCCTCGGGTACAGTCCGAAACACCCGGTCAACGAGTGGATCGTCACCACGACCGAAGCGGTGTTCCCGGCGTCGGTCGTCGACGTGATCGGCGCAGCGTGGCCGTTCCTCCTCGTCAAAGTCGTCGCCGCCGTCTTCATCATCTGGGTGTTCGACGAGTCAATCTTCGAGGAGAGCCCCCGGTACGCCATCTTGCTGTTGATCACGGTGGTCGCCGTCGGTCTCGGGCCGGGAACGCGGGATATGCTGCGAGCGACGTTCGGAATCTAA
- a CDS encoding Lrp/AsnC family transcriptional regulator: protein MDLDDTDRAILRILQENARTPFSEIARQIDMSSATVHDRVNRLEDAGVIEGYHAKVEPKSIGLGISALVGLRVEQGREQDTLERLTDIEGVQEVHLTTGEWDVMMRVYAADADALRELMFNQIAQMDGFSRSQTMVILGTTYDSQELPM, encoded by the coding sequence ATGGACCTCGACGACACCGACCGGGCGATCCTCCGGATTCTGCAGGAAAACGCCCGGACGCCGTTCAGCGAAATCGCCCGCCAGATCGACATGTCGAGCGCGACCGTGCACGATCGGGTCAATCGTCTGGAGGACGCGGGCGTCATCGAGGGCTACCACGCGAAAGTCGAGCCGAAATCGATCGGTCTCGGCATCTCCGCGCTCGTCGGTCTGCGGGTCGAACAGGGGCGCGAACAGGATACCCTCGAGCGACTGACCGACATCGAGGGGGTCCAGGAAGTCCACCTCACGACCGGCGAGTGGGACGTCATGATGAGGGTCTACGCCGCCGACGCGGACGCCCTGCGCGAGTTGATGTTCAACCAGATTGCGCAGATGGACGGCTTTTCGCGGTCGCAGACCATGGTTATTCTCGGGACGACCTACGACAGCCAGGAACTGCCGATGTGA
- a CDS encoding class I SAM-dependent methyltransferase, with protein MSTEPPSPEERAKRVWSLGSYPDIAPHFLSMAAHLVDSTAVTEGDTVLDVACGTGNVALTAARRGATVTGLDLVPAMLEVARENATIADVDVEWHEGTATDLPFEDGAFDVTLSCVGHVFAEPPDAAARELLRVTRSGGAVGFTSWTPSSVVPAMGAVVREYLPPNPDAPDPPSLWGDPTVVRDRIGSGVDETTFETASVVILALSPAHYWEHATTESGLFIVALESVDQADRPVLRDETVETIGQFFNERRNCVSMEYLLTKATVA; from the coding sequence ATGTCTACGGAACCACCGTCACCAGAAGAACGAGCCAAGCGAGTGTGGTCGCTGGGCTCCTATCCCGACATCGCGCCACACTTCCTGTCGATGGCGGCTCACCTCGTCGACTCCACTGCCGTCACTGAGGGCGATACCGTCCTCGACGTCGCGTGTGGAACGGGGAACGTCGCCCTCACCGCCGCCAGACGCGGGGCAACCGTGACCGGTCTCGACCTCGTTCCGGCGATGCTCGAGGTGGCTCGAGAGAACGCGACGATTGCCGACGTCGACGTCGAGTGGCACGAGGGGACCGCAACGGACCTGCCGTTCGAAGATGGTGCGTTCGACGTGACGCTCTCCTGTGTCGGCCACGTGTTTGCAGAGCCGCCCGACGCTGCCGCACGCGAACTGCTTCGCGTCACGCGTTCGGGCGGGGCCGTCGGGTTTACCTCGTGGACGCCCTCGAGCGTCGTCCCCGCGATGGGCGCCGTGGTTCGCGAGTATCTGCCTCCGAATCCGGACGCCCCGGACCCACCGTCACTGTGGGGTGATCCCACCGTCGTTCGCGACCGAATTGGCAGCGGAGTCGACGAGACTACATTCGAAACCGCCTCGGTGGTGATTCTCGCTCTCTCACCGGCGCACTACTGGGAGCACGCGACGACCGAGTCCGGACTGTTCATCGTTGCACTCGAGTCCGTCGACCAGGCGGACCGTCCTGTGCTCCGCGACGAGACCGTCGAGACGATCGGGCAGTTCTTCAACGAGCGCCGAAACTGTGTCTCGATGGAGTACTTGCTCACGAAGGCGACCGTGGCGTAA
- a CDS encoding glutamate--cysteine ligase yields MERGSPESFTRMGTLGIEEEYFVVDDRGRPTSGSDELVYEHDPPDVLEDRLDHELFKCVIETQTPLIERPSQAEDTLLKVRRALLEHAHNHGFQIAAAGLHPLARWRELEHAEKPRYRSQLDRIQYTQHRNTTAGVHVHVGVDDADKAVWIANELRWYVPIMLALSANSPFWDGFDTGLHSARAKIFEGLPNTGMPTYFEDFEAFDAYERRMLETDSIGDRGELWFDVRPHTGHGTVEIRTPDGQADPDVVMAFVEYTHALVTSLAEAYEDGDPGTARRHRRELLDENKWRAIRHGHDASFIDRDLEGTVSLGELVDRECERLGIDGIQRVYDRESGAERQRRIHEEEGADALCESLLVEA; encoded by the coding sequence ATGGAACGCGGGTCGCCGGAATCGTTCACGCGAATGGGGACGCTGGGGATCGAAGAGGAGTACTTCGTCGTCGACGATCGCGGGCGCCCGACGAGCGGCAGCGACGAACTGGTGTACGAACACGACCCTCCGGACGTACTCGAGGACCGTCTCGATCACGAACTCTTCAAGTGCGTCATCGAGACACAGACGCCGTTGATCGAACGGCCGTCGCAGGCCGAAGACACCCTGCTGAAGGTGCGTCGAGCGCTCCTCGAGCACGCTCACAATCACGGCTTTCAGATCGCCGCCGCCGGCCTCCACCCGCTCGCGCGCTGGCGCGAACTCGAACACGCAGAGAAGCCGCGCTACCGATCGCAACTGGATCGCATTCAGTACACGCAACACCGGAACACGACCGCCGGCGTCCACGTTCACGTCGGCGTCGACGACGCGGACAAGGCGGTGTGGATCGCCAACGAACTGCGCTGGTACGTCCCGATCATGCTCGCGCTGTCGGCGAACTCGCCGTTCTGGGACGGGTTCGACACCGGCTTGCACTCCGCCCGCGCCAAAATCTTCGAGGGATTGCCGAACACCGGGATGCCGACGTACTTCGAGGACTTCGAGGCGTTCGACGCCTACGAACGGCGGATGCTCGAGACCGACTCGATCGGGGACCGCGGCGAACTCTGGTTCGACGTTCGCCCTCACACCGGCCACGGGACGGTCGAAATTCGCACGCCGGACGGCCAGGCCGACCCCGACGTGGTGATGGCGTTCGTCGAGTACACCCACGCGCTCGTGACGAGTCTCGCCGAGGCCTACGAGGACGGCGACCCCGGCACGGCCCGCCGCCACCGGCGCGAACTGCTCGACGAGAACAAGTGGCGGGCGATTCGCCACGGCCACGACGCCTCGTTCATCGACCGCGACCTCGAGGGAACCGTCTCGCTGGGCGAACTGGTCGACCGGGAGTGTGAGCGACTCGGGATCGACGGCATCCAGCGGGTGTACGACCGCGAGAGCGGTGCCGAGCGACAGCGACGGATTCACGAGGAGGAGGGCGCCGACGCCCTCTGTGAGTCGTTGCTGGTCGAGGCCTGA
- a CDS encoding TrmB family transcriptional regulator, whose protein sequence is MDEYVDELTTLGLSSYEARVYVALVENGVMTADDVATEADVPIGRIYDVLNSLADRSLVRADDGRPRTYAHVEPSRAIDRVLGRRRNELEAKRGEYERTASSARRNLTALVEEVQTEQFATSAFHDVSARDLLVERFGSAAIEIRIYVDSVTFRSEICDAFVTQFEACLDDGIDVRLLATEFDPSSPPLTRLLDSGLRIRRTETVPNQRFVVVDDREVCVEVLDPVSADDLLAVVNFRDDGIATDLASSFDECWRRTGPGY, encoded by the coding sequence ATGGACGAGTACGTCGACGAGTTGACGACGCTGGGGCTCTCGAGTTACGAGGCTCGAGTGTACGTCGCCCTCGTAGAGAACGGCGTGATGACGGCCGACGACGTGGCGACCGAGGCGGACGTCCCGATCGGGCGGATCTACGACGTGCTCAACTCCCTCGCGGACCGGTCGCTCGTCAGAGCAGACGACGGCCGTCCACGGACGTACGCCCACGTCGAACCGTCGAGGGCGATCGACCGCGTCCTCGGGCGCCGTCGAAACGAACTCGAGGCGAAACGCGGCGAGTACGAACGGACGGCCTCGAGCGCCCGCCGGAACCTGACGGCGCTCGTCGAGGAGGTACAGACCGAGCAGTTCGCGACCAGCGCGTTTCACGACGTCTCCGCCCGCGACCTCCTGGTCGAGCGCTTCGGATCGGCGGCCATCGAGATCCGTATCTACGTCGACTCGGTCACGTTCCGGTCAGAGATCTGCGACGCGTTCGTCACACAGTTCGAGGCCTGTCTCGACGACGGGATCGACGTTCGACTCCTCGCGACCGAGTTCGATCCGTCGTCACCGCCGCTCACACGGTTGCTCGATTCCGGGTTACGTATTCGTCGAACGGAGACCGTTCCTAACCAGCGGTTCGTCGTCGTCGACGATCGGGAGGTCTGCGTCGAGGTCCTCGATCCGGTTTCCGCCGACGACCTCCTCGCCGTCGTCAACTTCCGGGACGACGGAATAGCTACCGACCTCGCCTCGAGTTTCGACGAGTGCTGGCGACGGACGGGACCAGGATACTGA
- a CDS encoding inositol monophosphatase family protein, whose translation MSEREEGLEVGSPADRAAVAARAAEAGSKVAHDSFRKDIPVELKGGKTDVVTQADRDAQRTVIEMIRETYPDDPIVGEEDDERKTVPPEGPAWIIDPIDGTNNYVRGIRIFATAVAAVVDGEPVGSAVVMPALGDTYRAGPDGVTRNGEPISVSDRDDPETCAVCPTIWWDFDQRDQYAAATREIVDRFGDMRRYGCAQAALSMVAAGALDGVITNHRANPWDSVAGVHLIRTAGGTVTDIEGEPWRYDSRGLVASNGKDEVHDEVLAATRAIET comes from the coding sequence ATGAGCGAACGAGAGGAGGGTCTCGAAGTGGGGTCGCCAGCGGATCGTGCCGCGGTCGCCGCTCGAGCGGCCGAGGCCGGGTCCAAGGTCGCCCACGACTCATTCCGGAAGGATATCCCGGTCGAGTTGAAGGGCGGGAAGACTGACGTCGTCACGCAGGCGGACCGGGACGCCCAGCGGACGGTCATCGAGATGATCCGAGAGACCTACCCCGACGATCCGATCGTCGGCGAGGAGGACGACGAGCGAAAGACGGTCCCACCGGAGGGGCCCGCCTGGATCATCGACCCCATCGACGGGACGAACAACTACGTCCGCGGGATCCGAATCTTCGCGACGGCCGTCGCCGCGGTCGTGGACGGCGAGCCAGTCGGTTCGGCGGTCGTCATGCCCGCGCTGGGCGATACGTACCGGGCGGGACCGGACGGCGTCACCCGCAACGGCGAGCCCATCTCGGTCAGCGACCGCGACGACCCCGAGACCTGCGCGGTCTGTCCGACCATCTGGTGGGACTTCGACCAGCGCGACCAGTACGCCGCTGCGACCAGAGAGATCGTCGATCGATTCGGCGACATGCGCCGGTACGGCTGTGCGCAGGCGGCCCTCTCGATGGTCGCCGCGGGCGCGCTCGACGGCGTCATCACGAACCACAGGGCGAACCCCTGGGATTCCGTTGCTGGAGTCCACCTGATCAGAACGGCCGGCGGAACGGTCACCGACATCGAGGGCGAACCCTGGCGCTACGACTCCCGGGGGCTAGTCGCTTCCAACGGAAAAGACGAGGTCCACGACGAGGTACTCGCGGCGACGCGAGCCATCGAGACGTAG
- a CDS encoding helix-turn-helix domain-containing protein, protein MTSDNTDERRVSDDPDAHLEAGESGADDASPRDSAASPDDTQRSEAGVTDRTKAADEVDQRIVDLLSWILDTETRAKIYIHLLANPGSTSEEVSRGTGLYPSTVREALAELHDEDRVSRQKRASGGAGNNPYEYTAIQPSELVGGVLDQVQRELNTIFTLDRLLDREEANDEAVTDPVTIVVDDPSDPNDVTNSRNSSDSSLNDERDQDGDDIEDHDGDSSGADPRNGRERTDEGE, encoded by the coding sequence ATGACTTCCGACAATACCGATGAGCGTCGGGTATCCGACGACCCCGACGCCCATCTCGAGGCGGGCGAGAGCGGGGCGGACGACGCGTCGCCACGAGATTCGGCGGCGTCACCTGACGACACACAACGGAGCGAAGCGGGCGTCACCGATCGAACGAAGGCCGCCGACGAGGTCGACCAGCGGATCGTCGACCTCCTCTCGTGGATTCTCGACACCGAGACGCGAGCGAAGATCTACATCCACTTGCTGGCCAACCCCGGGAGCACGTCGGAGGAAGTGTCTCGAGGCACGGGACTGTACCCGAGTACGGTTCGCGAGGCGCTGGCGGAGTTGCACGACGAGGACCGCGTCAGCCGGCAGAAACGGGCGAGTGGCGGCGCCGGCAACAATCCCTACGAGTACACGGCGATCCAGCCGAGCGAGCTGGTCGGCGGCGTACTCGATCAGGTCCAGCGTGAACTCAACACAATCTTCACCCTCGACAGACTCCTCGACCGTGAGGAGGCGAACGACGAGGCGGTGACCGACCCCGTCACGATCGTCGTCGACGACCCGAGCGACCCGAATGACGTGACCAACTCGAGGAACTCGAGCGACTCGAGTCTCAACGACGAACGCGACCAAGACGGCGACGATATCGAGGACCACGACGGGGACTCGAGCGGTGCGGATCCGAGGAACGGTCGAGAACGGACCGACGAGGGGGAGTGA
- a CDS encoding NOP5/NOP56 family protein: MSGDGWFVDGDFEASRARVRTGTAAEPADWPTEAVEAGFAADRSAYYDALHEATVEATTAAVRERERADDQQLVHAVRALDDCRRTANELAERLAEWAGTVDPDAGSGVEYARSLAGGERSGDDVDETPGKDVGDPIQSLAARVTDLADEADSLEAYVERRAPTVAPNLSALAGPLLAARLLSLAGGLETLAKKPSGTVQVLGAEEALFAHLRGHATSPKHGIIFTHEAVRGTRLEDRGSAARALAGKLTIAARIDHYSGDYRPELEAELAERLETIRARAEGDGDGGRDGGRDRGGDDE, from the coding sequence ATGAGTGGCGACGGGTGGTTCGTCGACGGCGATTTCGAGGCGTCTCGAGCGCGGGTTCGGACCGGAACGGCCGCTGAACCGGCGGACTGGCCGACCGAGGCGGTGGAAGCGGGGTTCGCTGCCGATCGGTCGGCGTACTACGACGCGCTCCACGAGGCGACCGTCGAGGCGACGACGGCGGCCGTCAGGGAACGCGAACGAGCCGACGACCAGCAGCTGGTCCACGCGGTCAGGGCGCTCGACGACTGTCGGCGGACGGCGAACGAACTCGCCGAACGGCTCGCCGAGTGGGCGGGGACGGTCGACCCCGACGCCGGGTCGGGCGTCGAGTACGCGCGGTCGCTGGCCGGGGGCGAGCGGTCCGGGGACGACGTGGACGAGACGCCTGGGAAGGACGTGGGCGACCCAATCCAGTCACTGGCCGCTCGTGTGACCGACCTGGCCGACGAGGCCGACTCCCTCGAGGCGTACGTCGAGCGTCGGGCACCGACCGTCGCCCCCAACCTCTCGGCGCTCGCCGGGCCACTGCTCGCCGCCCGGCTACTCTCGCTGGCCGGCGGCCTCGAGACGCTGGCGAAGAAACCATCCGGGACGGTGCAGGTGCTCGGCGCCGAGGAGGCCCTGTTCGCACATCTTCGGGGCCACGCCACCTCGCCCAAACACGGGATCATCTTCACCCACGAGGCCGTCCGCGGGACCCGCCTCGAGGACCGCGGCTCGGCCGCTCGCGCCCTCGCCGGCAAACTCACTATCGCGGCACGGATCGACCACTACTCCGGGGACTATCGCCCGGAACTCGAGGCCGAACTCGCCGAGCGGCTCGAGACGATTCGGGCTCGAGCGGAGGGCGACGGGGACGGTGGTAGAGATGGGGGTAGAGACAGAGGTGGCGACGATGAGTGA
- a CDS encoding helix-turn-helix domain-containing protein: protein MSVITEFTVPADAFALEHTLETLTDATVEVERLATHSREWVMPFLWVAVDEDDLETVETTLRNDPSVDECTLLDSDSNVHYFTVDWDEPVQHLVDQIVDRHGVMQEAEAANGTWYLKLQFVDREALEEFQTFFHEQGYAFELQRMYPGSAPKEREYDLTPEQREVLVTALRMGYFEVPREAQIEDLSAALDISTNAVSERLRRATGNLTRNALAVSLPAFGDVAVER, encoded by the coding sequence ATGAGCGTTATCACCGAGTTCACCGTTCCCGCGGATGCGTTCGCGCTCGAGCACACGCTCGAGACCCTCACGGACGCGACCGTCGAGGTCGAGCGCCTCGCGACCCACAGCAGGGAGTGGGTGATGCCGTTTCTGTGGGTGGCCGTGGACGAAGACGACCTCGAGACCGTGGAGACGACGCTTCGAAACGATCCCTCCGTCGACGAGTGCACCCTGCTCGATTCGGACTCGAACGTCCACTACTTCACCGTCGACTGGGACGAACCCGTCCAGCACCTGGTGGACCAGATTGTCGACCGCCACGGCGTCATGCAGGAAGCGGAAGCCGCAAACGGCACCTGGTACCTCAAACTCCAGTTCGTCGACCGGGAGGCACTCGAGGAGTTCCAGACGTTCTTTCACGAGCAGGGCTACGCGTTCGAACTCCAACGGATGTACCCTGGCTCCGCTCCGAAGGAACGAGAGTACGACCTGACGCCCGAGCAGCGGGAGGTGCTCGTGACCGCGCTTCGGATGGGGTACTTCGAGGTCCCTCGCGAGGCGCAGATCGAGGACCTGTCGGCGGCCCTCGACATCTCGACGAACGCCGTCTCCGAGCGGTTGCGCCGCGCGACGGGGAACCTGACCAGGAACGCGCTCGCCGTCTCACTCCCCGCTTTTGGAGACGTGGCGGTCGAACGGTAG
- a CDS encoding universal stress protein: MISRILVPVDDSEMAEHALEHALEVYPDAEVTVLHVVGEPSPMWGEAAGLALADDLEAAADASAEPVLERAETIAADHEREITTTVQLGHPARAIVNQAEDYDVVVLGSHGGSLVDRVIVGNVAETVFRRSPVPVTVVR; encoded by the coding sequence ATGATTTCGCGCATTCTCGTCCCGGTCGACGACTCCGAGATGGCCGAACACGCCCTCGAGCACGCCCTCGAGGTGTACCCCGACGCGGAGGTGACGGTACTCCACGTCGTCGGCGAACCGTCGCCGATGTGGGGCGAAGCGGCCGGACTCGCACTTGCCGACGACCTCGAGGCGGCCGCCGATGCGAGTGCAGAACCAGTACTCGAGCGCGCAGAAACCATCGCGGCGGATCACGAGCGGGAGATCACGACGACAGTGCAACTCGGCCATCCCGCGCGGGCGATCGTGAACCAGGCCGAAGACTACGACGTCGTCGTCCTCGGGAGCCACGGCGGCTCGCTCGTGGACCGGGTCATCGTCGGAAACGTCGCCGAGACGGTTTTCCGGCGGTCGCCAGTTCCCGTGACGGTCGTCCGGTGA
- a CDS encoding inorganic phosphate transporter codes for MLSAVLVVGVVASLFVGFNIGGSSTGIAWGPAVGAGLLKKTTAAALMTFFVFLGGWTVGRNVMDTLSEGIITTEISLEAGVAVLFFIGFGILVANVFGVPVPTSMTTVGAIAGLGLATDTLNFVTIGEIVTWWIVTPVVGLWVGAVLGRYVYPELNRRYAIRKTPGPLLALDRSGDFPKPGLGPNTTRQELAGTVVVFVVGCYMAFSAGASNVPNAVAPLVSSNALPDDTAIIIATVAIGIGGFTIARRTMESVGSELSDIPLLAALIVMLTASTITTTLSYMGIPISLVMGSVMTIVGLGWGRATRPIAARDVVRGNTDVEIEMGALTAEPETPVTKIGEREPPEVLNAGDLFNPRAIMKYVSMWIIGPSLATILSYLFFVVVPIST; via the coding sequence ATGCTCTCTGCCGTGTTAGTCGTCGGCGTCGTCGCCTCGTTGTTCGTCGGGTTCAACATCGGCGGGTCGTCGACGGGGATCGCCTGGGGGCCCGCCGTCGGTGCTGGACTGCTCAAGAAAACGACCGCCGCGGCGTTGATGACGTTCTTCGTCTTCCTGGGCGGGTGGACGGTCGGCCGAAACGTGATGGACACGCTCAGCGAAGGAATCATCACGACCGAAATCAGCCTCGAGGCCGGCGTCGCCGTGCTCTTCTTCATCGGCTTCGGCATCCTCGTGGCGAACGTCTTCGGCGTACCCGTCCCCACCTCGATGACCACCGTCGGGGCCATCGCCGGCCTCGGGTTGGCGACGGACACGCTCAATTTCGTGACGATCGGCGAAATCGTGACCTGGTGGATCGTCACCCCGGTCGTCGGCCTCTGGGTTGGGGCAGTGCTCGGCCGCTACGTCTACCCGGAGCTCAATCGGCGGTACGCGATCCGGAAGACGCCGGGGCCGTTGCTCGCCCTCGACCGAAGCGGCGATTTCCCCAAACCCGGTCTCGGGCCGAACACGACTCGACAAGAACTGGCCGGGACGGTCGTCGTCTTCGTCGTCGGCTGTTATATGGCGTTCAGCGCCGGCGCCAGCAACGTCCCCAACGCCGTCGCCCCGCTGGTCAGCAGCAACGCCCTTCCGGACGACACCGCGATCATCATCGCTACGGTCGCGATTGGAATCGGCGGCTTCACCATTGCGAGACGGACGATGGAGTCCGTGGGGAGCGAACTCAGCGACATACCGCTGTTGGCGGCCCTGATCGTGATGCTCACGGCCTCGACGATCACGACGACGCTCTCGTACATGGGCATCCCGATCAGCCTCGTCATGGGATCGGTGATGACCATCGTTGGCCTCGGCTGGGGACGGGCAACGCGTCCGATCGCCGCTCGAGACGTCGTTCGTGGCAACACCGACGTCGAAATCGAGATGGGTGCGTTGACCGCAGAACCGGAGACGCCGGTGACGAAAATCGGAGAGCGAGAGCCGCCGGAGGTGCTGAACGCGGGCGATCTGTTCAACCCGCGAGCGATCATGAAGTACGTCTCGATGTGGATCATCGGCCCGTCGCTCGCGACGATTCTCTCCTATCTATTCTTCGTGGTGGTCCCGATCAGCACCTGA